A portion of the Streptomyces sp. NBC_01335 genome contains these proteins:
- a CDS encoding CinA family protein, which yields MTLAARVLRQLAERGETLAVAESLTGGLVAAALTSVPGASRSFRGSVTAYATALKHELLGVDRALLAERGAVDAEVARGMAAGVRRALGADWGISTTGVAGPEPQDGQPVGTVYVAVAGPGGLGKVTALRLNGERTDIRRESVLGVLELLSGELAENAGAQDTEQNGGN from the coding sequence GTGACCCTCGCGGCCCGAGTGCTGCGGCAGCTCGCGGAGCGCGGGGAGACCCTCGCCGTGGCCGAGTCGCTGACCGGTGGCCTGGTCGCGGCCGCCCTCACTTCCGTACCGGGCGCCTCGCGCTCCTTCCGCGGGTCCGTGACGGCCTACGCGACGGCCCTGAAGCACGAGCTGCTGGGGGTCGACCGGGCGCTCCTCGCGGAGCGCGGGGCGGTGGACGCCGAGGTCGCGCGCGGTATGGCCGCCGGCGTGCGCCGGGCGCTCGGCGCCGACTGGGGGATCTCGACGACCGGGGTCGCCGGCCCCGAACCGCAGGACGGTCAACCGGTGGGAACCGTCTACGTCGCGGTTGCGGGACCCGGTGGGCTCGGTAAAGTCACCGCACTGCGGTTGAACGGCGAGCGGACGGACATCCGTAGAGAGAGCGTGCTCGGCGTCCTTGAGCTGCTCTCCGGCGAACTCGCAGAAAATGCGGGGGCACAGGATACGGAACAGAACGGGGGGAATTGA
- a CDS encoding DNA translocase FtsK, which yields MASRTSGKGSQSSAGTAKSAGRTPGPARKAVPAKKAPAGKAAPPRRAPAKNAPARKAAARRPAPKPAASPTNGVVRLVRVVWLGMAHGVGAMFRSIGRGAKGLDPAHRKDGVALLLLGLALIVAAGTWSNLRGPVGDLVEMLVTGAFGRLDLLVPILLGAVAVRLILYPQKPEANGRIVIGLSALVIGILGQVHIACGSPGRGDGTQAIQDAGGLIGWGASTPLVFAMGDVLAVPLLLLLTVFGLLVVTATPVNAIPQRLRLLGTKLGVVDSPGAREDGYEQYADDDERYDDQWREALPGRTRRAPGRRPDGVYDPDDAESEALARRRRPRRQTAQPGTNRPMDAVDVAAAAAAALDGAVLNGISPSPVVADLTQGVHGDRDHTGDLDRTGERTGTPVPGARGARSAGDAGKERTGRRPAGAPPAGVPDLTKPAPERTRPLPARAEQLQLAGDITYSLPSLDLLERGGPGKTRSAANDAVVASLTNVFTEFKVDAAVTGFTRGPTVTRYEVELGPAVKVERITALTKNIAYAVASPDVRIISPIPGKSAVGIEIPNSDREMVNLGDVLRLADAAEDDHPMLVALGKNVEGGYEMANLAQMPHVLVAGATGSGKSSCINCLITSIMVRATPDDVRMVLVDPKRVELTAYEGIPHLITPIITNPKKAAEALQWVVREMDLRYDDLAAYGFRHIDDFNHAVRDGKVKAPEGSERELSPYPYLLVIVDELADLMMVAPRDVEDSIVRITQLARAAGIHLVLATQRPSVDVVTGLIKANVPSRLAFATSSLADSRVILDQPGAEKLIGKGDGLFLPMGANKPTRMQGAFVTEQEVAAVVQHCKDQMTPVFRDDVVVGTKQKKEIDEDIGDDLDLLCQAAELVVSTQFGSTSMLQRKLRVGFAKAGRLMDLMESRNIVGPSEGSKARDVMVKPDDLDGVLAVIRGETAP from the coding sequence ATGGCCTCACGTACGTCCGGCAAGGGTTCCCAGAGCTCGGCGGGCACCGCCAAGAGTGCCGGCCGTACCCCGGGGCCGGCGAGAAAAGCCGTGCCCGCGAAGAAGGCGCCGGCCGGGAAGGCGGCGCCCCCGCGCCGGGCTCCCGCCAAGAACGCCCCCGCCAGGAAGGCGGCGGCCAGGAGGCCCGCGCCGAAGCCCGCCGCGTCCCCCACCAACGGGGTGGTCCGGCTGGTGCGTGTCGTCTGGCTCGGCATGGCGCACGGCGTGGGCGCCATGTTCCGTTCGATAGGGCGCGGTGCCAAGGGGCTCGACCCGGCCCACCGCAAGGACGGCGTGGCGCTGCTGCTGCTGGGACTCGCGCTGATCGTCGCCGCGGGTACCTGGTCGAATCTGCGCGGACCCGTCGGCGACCTCGTCGAGATGCTGGTGACCGGCGCGTTCGGACGGCTCGACCTCCTCGTACCGATACTGCTCGGCGCGGTCGCCGTGCGGCTGATCCTCTATCCGCAGAAGCCCGAGGCCAACGGACGGATCGTCATCGGTCTCTCCGCGCTGGTCATCGGCATCCTCGGCCAGGTCCACATCGCCTGCGGCAGCCCCGGGCGCGGCGACGGCACGCAGGCCATACAGGACGCCGGCGGCCTGATCGGCTGGGGCGCCTCCACCCCGCTCGTCTTCGCCATGGGCGACGTCCTCGCCGTTCCGCTGCTGCTCCTGCTGACGGTGTTCGGCCTCCTCGTCGTCACGGCGACGCCCGTCAACGCGATTCCGCAGCGGCTCAGACTGCTCGGGACGAAGCTCGGCGTGGTGGACTCGCCGGGCGCGCGCGAGGACGGCTACGAGCAGTACGCCGACGACGACGAGCGGTACGACGACCAGTGGCGCGAGGCGCTGCCCGGCCGGACGCGCCGCGCCCCCGGCCGCCGCCCCGACGGGGTGTACGACCCGGACGACGCCGAGAGCGAGGCGCTGGCCCGCCGCCGCAGGCCCAGGCGGCAGACGGCGCAGCCCGGGACGAACCGGCCGATGGACGCCGTCGACGTCGCGGCGGCCGCCGCGGCCGCGCTGGACGGGGCGGTGCTCAACGGCATCTCGCCCTCACCCGTCGTCGCCGACCTCACGCAGGGGGTCCACGGCGACCGGGACCACACCGGCGACCTGGACCGCACCGGGGAGCGGACCGGTACCCCCGTCCCCGGCGCGCGCGGGGCCCGGTCCGCCGGGGACGCGGGCAAGGAACGCACCGGCCGCAGGCCCGCCGGCGCGCCGCCCGCCGGCGTACCGGACCTGACCAAGCCCGCGCCGGAGCGGACCCGGCCGCTGCCCGCCCGGGCCGAGCAGCTCCAGCTCGCCGGCGACATCACCTACTCGCTGCCCTCCCTCGACCTGCTGGAGCGCGGCGGCCCCGGCAAGACGCGGAGCGCGGCGAACGACGCGGTCGTCGCCTCGCTGACCAACGTCTTCACGGAGTTCAAGGTCGACGCGGCCGTCACCGGCTTCACCCGGGGCCCGACCGTCACCCGGTACGAGGTGGAGCTCGGCCCGGCGGTGAAGGTCGAGCGGATCACCGCGCTCACCAAGAACATCGCCTACGCCGTCGCCAGCCCCGACGTCCGGATCATCTCGCCGATCCCCGGCAAGTCGGCGGTCGGCATCGAGATCCCCAACTCCGACCGGGAGATGGTCAACCTCGGGGACGTCCTGCGGCTCGCGGACGCGGCCGAGGACGACCACCCGATGCTGGTCGCGCTCGGCAAGAACGTCGAGGGCGGCTACGAGATGGCCAACCTCGCGCAGATGCCGCACGTGCTGGTCGCGGGGGCGACCGGCTCCGGCAAGTCGTCCTGCATCAACTGCCTGATCACCTCGATCATGGTCCGGGCCACCCCGGACGACGTGCGCATGGTCCTCGTCGACCCCAAGCGGGTCGAACTGACCGCGTACGAGGGCATCCCGCACCTGATCACGCCGATCATCACCAACCCGAAGAAGGCCGCCGAGGCGCTCCAGTGGGTGGTGCGGGAGATGGACCTGCGCTACGACGACCTCGCGGCGTACGGCTTCCGGCACATCGACGACTTCAACCACGCGGTGCGCGACGGCAAGGTGAAGGCGCCCGAGGGCAGCGAGCGGGAGCTGTCGCCGTACCCGTACCTGCTGGTGATCGTCGACGAGCTGGCGGACCTGATGATGGTCGCGCCGCGCGACGTGGAGGACTCGATCGTCCGTATCACCCAGCTCGCCCGGGCCGCCGGGATCCACCTGGTGCTCGCCACGCAGCGGCCCTCCGTCGACGTCGTCACCGGACTGATCAAGGCCAATGTGCCCTCCCGGCTGGCGTTCGCCACCTCCTCGCTCGCGGACAGCCGGGTCATCCTGGACCAGCCGGGCGCCGAGAAGCTCATCGGAAAGGGTGACGGACTGTTCCTGCCGATGGGGGCGAACAAGCCGACCCGAATGCAGGGCGCCTTCGTCACCGAGCAGGAGGTCGCCGCAGTCGTCCAGCACTGCAAGGACCAGATGACCCCCGTCTTCCGGGACGACGTGGTGGTCGGGACGAAGCAGAAGAAGGAGATCGACGAGGACATCGGCGACGACCTCGACCTGCTCTGCCAGGCCGCGGAACTCGTCGTCTCGACGCAGTTCGGCTCGACCTCGATGCTCCAGCGCAAGTTGAGGGTCGGCTTCGCCAAGGCCGGAAGGCTCATGGACCTGATGGAGTCACGGAACATCGTCGGCCCCAGCGAGGGGTCGAAGGCCCGCGACGTGATGGTCAAGCCCGACGATCTGGACGGGGTGTTGGCTGTCATCCGCGGGGAAACCGCCCCCTGA
- the pgsA gene encoding CDP-diacylglycerol--glycerol-3-phosphate 3-phosphatidyltransferase: MTGAPASATGGSGATPVRGGKLGTAAVNQASLWNIANILTMIRLLLVPGFVMLLLADGGYDPAWRSFAWAAFAIAMITDLFDGHLARTYNLVTDFGKIADPIADKAIMGAALICLSWLGDLPWWITGVILFRELGITLMRFWVIRHAVIPASRGGKMKTLAQGTAVGMYVLALTGPLATFRFWVMMVAVVLTVVTGLDYVRQAVLARRKGLAAERVAALEAVTLAMDPVAEAGPAAPAAATPSVAPAAAPAVSPAAAAGSAGVDAAAVSGGETLPGAVVGDPAEAER, translated from the coding sequence ATGACGGGAGCCCCGGCATCCGCGACAGGCGGTTCCGGCGCGACGCCGGTCCGCGGCGGCAAGCTGGGCACCGCGGCCGTGAACCAGGCCAGCCTGTGGAACATCGCCAACATCCTCACCATGATCCGGCTGCTGCTCGTGCCCGGCTTCGTGATGCTGCTGCTGGCCGACGGCGGGTACGACCCCGCCTGGCGGTCCTTCGCGTGGGCGGCCTTCGCCATCGCGATGATCACGGACCTGTTCGACGGCCACCTCGCGCGGACGTACAACCTGGTCACCGACTTCGGGAAGATCGCCGACCCCATCGCCGACAAGGCGATCATGGGGGCGGCGCTGATCTGCCTGTCGTGGCTGGGCGACCTGCCGTGGTGGATCACCGGAGTGATCCTCTTCCGTGAGCTGGGCATCACGCTCATGCGGTTCTGGGTGATCCGGCACGCGGTGATCCCGGCCAGCCGGGGCGGCAAGATGAAGACGCTGGCCCAGGGAACGGCCGTCGGGATGTACGTCCTGGCGCTCACCGGGCCCCTGGCCACCTTCCGCTTCTGGGTGATGATGGTCGCCGTCGTGCTGACGGTGGTCACCGGACTCGACTACGTACGCCAGGCCGTCCTGGCGCGCCGCAAGGGACTCGCCGCCGAGCGCGTCGCGGCCCTGGAGGCGGTCACCCTGGCGATGGACCCGGTCGCGGAGGCCGGGCCGGCCGCTCCGGCGGCTGCAACCCCCTCGGTCGCTCCGGCGGCCGCGCCTGCGGTCTCTCCGGCGGCCGCCGCCGGGAGCGCGGGCGTCGACGCGGCGGCGGTGTCCGGCGGCGAGACGCTCCCCGGAGCCGTGGTGGGCGACCCCGCCGAGGCCGAGAGGTGA
- a CDS encoding helix-turn-helix domain-containing protein: MILLRRLLGDVLRRQRQRQGRTLREVSSSARVSLGYLSEVERGQKEASSELLSAICDALDVRMSELMREVSDELSLAELAESAAASDPVHVPVRPMLNSVSVASVAGVPAGRVTIKAPAEAVDVVAA, translated from the coding sequence ATGATTCTGCTCCGTCGCCTGCTGGGTGACGTGCTGCGTCGGCAGCGCCAGCGCCAAGGCCGTACTCTGCGCGAAGTCTCCTCGTCCGCCCGGGTCTCGCTCGGCTATCTCTCCGAGGTGGAGCGGGGGCAGAAGGAGGCATCCTCCGAGCTGCTCTCCGCGATTTGCGACGCGCTTGACGTACGGATGTCCGAGCTCATGCGTGAAGTGAGCGATGAGCTGTCACTCGCCGAACTCGCCGAGTCGGCAGCAGCCAGTGATCCGGTCCATGTGCCGGTGCGCCCCATGCTCAACTCCGTCTCCGTGGCATCGGTGGCGGGTGTACCGGCGGGACGGGTGACGATCAAGGCGCCCGCGGAAGCGGTGGATGTCGTCGCCGCCTGA
- a CDS encoding response regulator, with product MMQKAKILLVDDRPENLLALEAILSALDQTLVRASSGEEALKALLTDDFAVILLDVQMPGMDGFETAAHIKRRERTRDIPIIFLTAINHGPHHTFRGYAAGAVDYISKPFDPWVLRAKVSVFVELYMKNCKLREQAALLRAQLDGGRSGEDREPAGLLAELSARLAAVEEQAEALSKQLDDESADAAAVATAAHLERKLTGLRRALDALEPGTNGATGILPSPN from the coding sequence ATGATGCAGAAGGCCAAGATCCTCCTGGTCGATGACCGGCCGGAGAATCTGCTGGCGCTGGAGGCCATCCTCTCTGCGCTGGATCAGACGCTGGTGCGGGCATCGTCAGGGGAGGAGGCGCTCAAGGCGCTGCTCACGGACGACTTCGCGGTCATCCTGCTCGACGTCCAGATGCCGGGCATGGACGGCTTCGAGACGGCGGCGCACATCAAGCGCCGTGAGCGGACGCGGGACATCCCGATCATCTTCCTCACCGCGATCAACCACGGCCCGCACCACACCTTCCGGGGATACGCGGCCGGTGCCGTCGACTACATCTCGAAGCCGTTCGACCCCTGGGTGCTCCGTGCCAAGGTGTCGGTCTTCGTCGAGCTGTACATGAAGAACTGCAAGCTGCGCGAGCAGGCGGCCCTGCTGCGAGCCCAGCTCGACGGCGGGCGGTCGGGCGAGGACCGGGAGCCGGCCGGACTGCTGGCCGAACTCTCCGCGCGGCTCGCCGCGGTGGAGGAGCAGGCCGAAGCGCTCTCCAAGCAGTTGGACGACGAGTCCGCCGACGCGGCGGCCGTGGCCACGGCCGCGCATCTCGAACGCAAGCTGACGGGTCTGCGGAGGGCGCTCGACGCCCTGGAGCCCGGTACGAACGGCGCCACCGGCATCCTGCCGTCACCGAACTGA
- a CDS encoding GNAT family N-acetyltransferase, translating into MPHPLERVTAFRADFARRQAAETVRLTGAFAVRDPLFPLSQEHNQLIVDAPDADPVALPEQAEQSLGPREQYRITVLDDALGERATPALAAAGYHRDTHVVLARETAGCALPDTAAHPVALAGLRDAVLRQQLLWFQDEELARQLTDRRAARLRGAAEVLFLAARTPEGEVAAWTDLYLDRTAGLAQLEDLVTAEPHRGRGHGDTLLATGLALAATAGIPRLFLVADEKDWPRGWYARRGFTGIGRSHSFLRG; encoded by the coding sequence ATGCCGCACCCGCTTGAGCGCGTGACCGCCTTCCGCGCCGACTTCGCCCGGCGCCAGGCCGCCGAAACCGTCCGGCTGACCGGCGCCTTCGCCGTCCGCGACCCGTTATTCCCCCTCTCCCAGGAGCACAACCAACTGATCGTCGACGCACCGGACGCCGATCCGGTGGCGCTGCCCGAGCAGGCAGAGCAGAGCCTCGGGCCGCGTGAGCAGTACCGGATCACCGTGCTGGACGACGCGCTCGGCGAGCGGGCCACCCCGGCGCTGGCGGCGGCCGGGTACCACCGGGACACCCACGTGGTGCTGGCACGGGAGACGGCCGGGTGCGCGCTGCCCGACACCGCCGCGCACCCGGTCGCACTGGCCGGGTTGCGGGACGCGGTCCTCCGCCAGCAGTTGCTCTGGTTCCAGGACGAGGAACTCGCCCGGCAGCTCACCGACCGCCGCGCCGCCCGGCTGCGCGGGGCGGCGGAGGTGCTCTTCCTCGCCGCCCGGACACCGGAGGGGGAGGTCGCGGCCTGGACGGATCTGTATCTCGACCGGACCGCCGGGCTGGCCCAGCTGGAGGACCTGGTCACCGCCGAGCCGCATCGCGGCCGGGGCCACGGCGACACTCTGCTCGCCACCGGCCTGGCGTTGGCCGCCACCGCCGGTATCCCCCGACTCTTCCTCGTCGCGGACGAGAAAGACTGGCCGCGCGGCTGGTACGCCCGCCGCGGGTTCACCGGGATCGGCCGCAGCCACTCCTTCCTCCGGGGATGA
- a CDS encoding Fpg/Nei family DNA glycosylase — MPEGDTVARTAKHLHAALAGRVLTHADLRVPRFATSDLTGRTVLDVTPRGKHLLTRLEGGLTLHSHLRMDGAWRIFAPGQRWRGGPAYEIRAVLGNTEHTAVGYRLPVLELLHTDDEDRVVGHLGPDLLGPDWDADRAVENLLTVPGRPLGEALLDQRNLAGIGNVYKCELCFLARVTPWLPVGELPGPLLPRLVGAAARLLDANRDRPTRTTTGRIAALSRTREPVYVYGRAGRPCLRCRTPVRKADQDDRPTYWCPHCQSGPTPH, encoded by the coding sequence ATGCCCGAAGGAGACACCGTCGCGCGGACGGCGAAGCATCTGCACGCCGCTCTCGCCGGGAGGGTGCTCACCCACGCCGATCTGCGGGTGCCCCGGTTCGCCACCTCCGATCTGACCGGCCGCACCGTCCTCGACGTCACCCCGAGGGGCAAGCACCTCCTCACCCGGCTGGAGGGCGGCCTCACGCTCCACAGCCATCTGCGGATGGACGGCGCCTGGCGGATCTTCGCCCCCGGACAGCGGTGGCGCGGCGGTCCGGCGTACGAGATCCGGGCCGTCCTCGGCAACACCGAGCACACCGCGGTCGGCTACCGCCTCCCGGTGCTGGAGCTCCTGCACACCGACGACGAGGACCGGGTGGTCGGGCATCTGGGCCCGGACCTGCTGGGGCCCGACTGGGACGCGGACAGGGCCGTGGAGAACCTGCTCACCGTCCCCGGCCGGCCGCTCGGCGAGGCGCTGCTCGACCAGCGCAATCTGGCCGGGATCGGCAACGTCTACAAGTGCGAGCTCTGCTTCCTCGCGCGCGTCACCCCCTGGCTCCCGGTGGGCGAACTCCCCGGGCCCCTGCTTCCCCGCCTGGTGGGCGCCGCCGCACGGTTGCTGGACGCGAACCGCGACCGCCCGACCCGCACCACCACCGGCCGGATCGCGGCCCTCAGCCGCACGCGTGAACCGGTGTACGTCTACGGGCGCGCGGGTCGCCCTTGTCTCCGCTGCCGCACCCCCGTCCGCAAGGCGGACCAGGACGACCGCCCCACGTACTGGTGTCCCCACTGCCAGTCGGGCCCCACCCCGCACTGA
- a CDS encoding helix-turn-helix domain-containing protein, protein MSIGNSPEDDRPSIGRVLQQARIAAGLTVDEVSGSTRVRIPIVHAIENDDFSRCGGDVYARGHIRTVARAVGIDPEPLVQQYDAEHGGRPVPTPAAPLFEAERIRSEPRRPNWTAAMVAAIVAVVGFVGFTLFHGEDDGTSTAHVAEGSTPDKTATAKPTPTKPADPKPVPSESAIAAAPLDKVTVKLSATEGKSWISAKDHSGQILFDGLLLQGQSKTFQDEERVDLVLGNAGSIDLFVNGKKVQDQFEPGQVERLSYAKGDPEAG, encoded by the coding sequence GTGTCCATCGGCAACTCCCCCGAAGACGACCGGCCTTCGATCGGTCGTGTGCTTCAGCAGGCTCGTATCGCCGCAGGTCTGACGGTCGACGAAGTCAGCGGCTCCACCCGGGTGCGCATCCCCATCGTGCACGCGATCGAGAACGACGACTTCTCGCGCTGCGGCGGGGACGTCTACGCGCGCGGTCACATCCGTACCGTCGCCCGCGCCGTCGGCATCGATCCGGAACCGTTGGTTCAGCAGTACGACGCCGAACACGGCGGCCGTCCTGTGCCCACGCCCGCGGCTCCGCTCTTCGAAGCGGAACGCATCCGATCCGAACCCCGGCGTCCCAACTGGACCGCGGCCATGGTCGCGGCGATCGTCGCCGTCGTCGGGTTCGTCGGCTTCACGCTCTTCCACGGTGAGGACGACGGAACCAGCACCGCACACGTGGCCGAGGGCTCCACGCCCGACAAGACGGCCACGGCCAAACCGACCCCCACCAAGCCCGCCGACCCCAAGCCCGTGCCGTCGGAGAGCGCCATCGCGGCGGCTCCGCTGGACAAGGTGACGGTCAAGCTCAGCGCCACCGAGGGCAAGAGCTGGATCTCCGCCAAGGACCACAGCGGGCAGATCCTCTTCGACGGACTGCTCCTCCAGGGCCAGTCGAAGACGTTCCAGGACGAGGAGCGCGTCGACCTCGTCCTCGGCAACGCCGGATCCATCGACCTCTTCGTGAACGGCAAGAAGGTCCAGGACCAGTTCGAACCCGGACAGGTCGAGCGGCTTTCCTACGCGAAGGGCGACCCCGAGGCGGGCTGA
- the rimO gene encoding 30S ribosomal protein S12 methylthiotransferase RimO, with translation MPERRTVALVTLGCARNEVDSEELAGRLAADGWELVEDASDADVAVVNTCGFVEAAKKDSVDALLEANDLKDHGRTQAVVAVGCMAERYGKDLAEALPEADGVLGFDDYADISDRLQTILNGGIHASHTPRDRRKLLPISPAERQDASVALPGHAQEIAPAPADLPEGVAPVSGPRAPLRRRLGTSPVASVKLASGCDRRCSFCAIPSFRGSFISRRPSDVLGETRWLAEQGVKEVMLVSENNTSYGKDLGDIRLLETLLPELADVDGIERIRVSYLQPAEMRPGLIDVLTSTPKVAPYFDLSFQHSAPGVLRAMRRFGDTDRFLELLDTIRSKAPQAGARSNFIVGFPGETEADLAELERFLTGARLDAIGVFGYSDEEGTEAVGYENKLDADTIAERLAHISQLAEELTSQRAEERVGETLQVLVESVESEEDGPVAIGRAAHQAPETDGQVVFTTREGLVPGLMVEAKAVGTEGVDLVAEPLTTLSEAAR, from the coding sequence ATGCCCGAACGCCGTACCGTCGCCCTCGTCACTCTTGGCTGCGCCCGTAACGAGGTGGACTCGGAGGAGCTTGCAGGCCGCTTGGCAGCGGACGGCTGGGAGCTCGTCGAGGACGCCTCCGACGCGGATGTCGCCGTCGTCAACACCTGCGGCTTCGTCGAAGCCGCCAAGAAGGACTCCGTCGATGCCCTCCTCGAAGCCAACGATCTGAAGGATCACGGCAGAACCCAGGCCGTCGTCGCGGTCGGCTGTATGGCCGAGCGCTACGGCAAGGACCTCGCCGAGGCCCTGCCGGAGGCGGACGGAGTCCTCGGATTCGACGACTACGCCGACATCTCCGACCGGCTCCAGACCATCCTCAACGGTGGTATCCACGCCTCGCACACCCCGCGCGACCGGCGCAAGCTCCTCCCGATCAGCCCCGCCGAACGGCAGGACGCCTCGGTGGCCCTGCCCGGGCACGCGCAGGAGATCGCTCCGGCCCCCGCCGACCTCCCGGAAGGCGTCGCTCCGGTCTCCGGGCCGCGCGCCCCGCTCCGTCGCCGCCTCGGCACCAGCCCCGTCGCCTCGGTGAAGCTGGCCTCCGGCTGCGACCGCCGGTGCTCCTTCTGCGCCATCCCGTCCTTCCGCGGCTCCTTCATCTCCCGCCGCCCCTCCGACGTGCTGGGCGAGACCCGCTGGCTGGCCGAGCAGGGCGTCAAGGAGGTCATGCTGGTCTCCGAGAACAACACCTCGTACGGCAAGGACCTCGGCGACATCCGGCTGCTGGAGACCCTGCTGCCCGAGCTCGCCGACGTCGACGGCATCGAGCGCATCCGGGTCAGCTACCTCCAGCCCGCCGAGATGCGCCCCGGCCTGATCGACGTCCTGACCTCCACGCCGAAGGTCGCCCCGTACTTCGACCTGTCCTTCCAGCACTCCGCCCCCGGCGTGCTGCGCGCCATGCGCCGCTTCGGCGACACGGACCGCTTCCTGGAGCTCCTGGACACCATCCGCTCCAAGGCCCCGCAGGCCGGCGCCCGGTCCAACTTCATCGTCGGCTTCCCCGGCGAGACGGAGGCCGACCTCGCCGAGCTGGAGCGTTTCCTCACCGGCGCCCGGCTCGACGCCATCGGCGTCTTCGGGTACTCCGACGAGGAGGGCACCGAAGCGGTCGGCTACGAGAACAAGCTGGACGCGGACACCATCGCCGAACGCCTCGCCCACATCTCCCAGCTCGCCGAGGAGCTCACCTCCCAGCGCGCCGAGGAGCGGGTCGGCGAGACGCTGCAGGTGCTCGTCGAGTCCGTGGAGTCCGAGGAGGACGGGCCGGTCGCCATCGGCCGCGCCGCCCACCAGGCACCCGAAACGGACGGCCAGGTGGTCTTCACCACACGCGAAGGGCTCGTCCCCGGCCTTATGGTCGAGGCGAAGGCAGTGGGCACCGAGGGAGTCGACCTGGTGGCCGAACCCCTCACAACACTCTCGGAGGCGGCCAGATGA
- a CDS encoding Dps family protein: MSVVKSPLSDSDLKTVGEALQGALVDLVDLSLAAKQVHWNVVGPRFRSVHLQLDEVVDTARQHSDTVAERASAIGVNPDGRSATIARTTAINVVPDGWIKDVDAVKVLVDALEIVIGRMRERIEATADPDPVSQDTLIAVAADLEKHAWMFQAESA, from the coding sequence ATGTCTGTCGTGAAGAGCCCGCTTTCCGATTCCGACCTCAAGACGGTGGGCGAGGCGCTCCAAGGCGCGCTGGTCGACCTGGTCGACCTCTCGCTGGCCGCGAAGCAGGTCCACTGGAACGTCGTCGGCCCGCGCTTCCGCTCCGTGCACCTTCAGCTCGACGAGGTCGTGGACACCGCGCGCCAGCACTCCGACACGGTGGCCGAGCGTGCCTCCGCCATCGGCGTCAACCCGGACGGACGGTCCGCGACCATCGCCCGGACGACCGCCATCAACGTCGTGCCGGACGGCTGGATCAAGGACGTCGACGCGGTGAAGGTCCTGGTGGACGCGTTGGAGATCGTGATCGGCCGGATGCGGGAGCGCATCGAGGCCACCGCCGACCCCGACCCGGTGAGCCAGGACACCCTGATCGCCGTGGCCGCCGACCTCGAGAAGCACGCGTGGATGTTCCAGGCGGAGAGCGCCTGA